The Penaeus chinensis breed Huanghai No. 1 chromosome 29, ASM1920278v2, whole genome shotgun sequence genome window below encodes:
- the LOC125040890 gene encoding carbohydrate sulfotransferase 11-like translates to MLKVRVKHFLFACVLSFGIIVLLGLYDASGSMEYGKSGKDDEDNGTLSDDKYINSLLKGYQNNHADTPKDERKRTSDLASKTAKVIKAYTEEKETRVEGESNISHANTNSGQIRASLAQSGVPGASLTGSETSEGKAEDTAQDAVLTGAYPSGQGSKDAVGLPRDGLMEAPKDLPLPVSPSVNETSRDLLEKVSPLVKLPSDEHWPAVLQPSAGAIYDSINFSRYQPEDREYLQARLDVYRERAQVVGEMCRSKPELMVPTNINIFTWDLRHDPNLVWCEISKVASTSWMVNFLRLAHYRENDESLKHLPQEAQDAIRFEVHPKNDSLHLRVFRMYPAPNTTQERARVFANALRFIIVRHPFTRLLSAYLDKMTTLTPRPPTFNFRQLQLDIIQRYRVKETADASPFPTFAEFVQFVIDSTASLKTLRDWRTVVCWTPYWARCGVCAHDFQLIMKIETLDEDERFLVTLADLAELKKVREWRHSGGNKSSTAKKYFKQLSTQQMLQLYERYQLDFQMFGYSIHQYLPLARDAVPER, encoded by the exons ATGCTCAAAGTACGAGTGAAGCATTTCTTGTTTGCTTGCGTTCTTTCTTTCGGTATTATCGTTCTCCTTGGCCTCTACGATGCTTCTGGCAGCATGGAATATGGAAAGAGTGGAAAGGACGATGAGGATAACGGCACATTGAGTGATGATAAGTACATTAATTCTCTCCTAAAAGGGTACCAGAATAACCATGCCGATACGCCAAAGGATGAACGGAAACGGACAAGTGACTTGGCCTCAAAGACTGCTAAAGTTATCAAAGCTTAtacggaagaaaaggagacgaggGTTGAGGGCGAAAGCAACATATCACATGCCAACACTAACTCGGGGCAGATCAGAGCGTCCTTAGCACAGTCAGGTGTTCCAGGTGCCTCTTTAACAGGGTCCGAAACCTCCGAAGGAAAAGCAGAGGACACCGCACAGGACGCAGTACTAACAGGGGCTTATCCATCGGGGCAAGGAAGCAAGGACGCGGTGGGACTGCCTCGGGATGGACTGATGGAGGCCCCGAAGGACCTGCCGCTGCCAGTGAGCCCGTCAGTGAACGAGACGAGCCGCGATTTGCTAGAGAAAGTGTCTCCTTTGGTGAAGCTGCCCAGCGACGAACATTGGCCCGCTGTTCTCCAACCGTCTGCAGGGGCCATCTATGACTCCATTAACTTTTCAAGATATCAACccgag GACAGAGAGTACCTCCAGGCCCGATTAGACGTGTATAGGGAGCGAGCACAGGTAGTGGGTGAGATGTGTCGATCCAAGCCTGAGCTTATGGTTCCCACGAATATTAACATATTCACTTGGGATTTACGCCATGATCCTAACCTCGTGTGGTGCGAAATATCTAAA GTGGCTTCGACCAGCTGGATGGTGAACTTCCTCCGGCTCGCTCACTATCGAGAGAACGACGAAAGCTTGAAACACTTGCCACAGGAGGCACAAGACGCCATTCGATTCGAG GTTCATCCCAAGAATGACAGCCTACACCTCCGGGTCTTCAGGATGTACCCTGCTCCCAACACCACGCAGGAGAGGGCCCGAGTGTTTGCCAATGCCCTGCGCTTTATTATCGTCCGCCATCCGTTTACCAG gTTGCTCTCGGCTTACCTCGACAAGATGACAACTCTGACCCCGAGACCTCCCACGTTCAACTTCAGGCAACTTCAGCTCGACATTATCCAGCG GTACCGCGTAAAAGAAACAGCTGACGCCTCTCCATTCCCAACCTTTGCGGAATTCGTGCAATTCGTGATTGATTCAACGGCCTCGCTAAAGACGCTTCGGGACTGGAGAACG GTGGTGTGCTGGACCCCGTACTGGGCGCGGTGTGGCGTCTGCGCGCACGACTTCCAGCTGATCATGAAGATTGAGACACTGGACGAGGACGAGCGGTTCCTGGTGACCTTGGCTGACCTCGCGGAGCTCAAGAAG GTCAGAGAGTGGCGCCACTCAGGCGGAAATAAAAGCAGCACCGCCAAGAAATACTTCAAACAGCTAAGCACCCAGCAGATGCTTCAGCTATACGAGCGGTACCAGTTAGACTTCCAGATGTTCGGGTATTCGATTCACCAGTACTTGCCTCTCGCTCGGGATGCTGTTCCTGAGAGATGA
- the LOC125040791 gene encoding type-2 ice-structuring protein-like, translating to MKHSCCLTLLAAIAMPSMGMDVFKNYKSLERYCPAPFFAVGTECFYVNEAAKTWLQARIACQRIGGDLVEPFNTYVLLEAIRGKHDSWDDKWFWVGGEIFTVDNDSSKWTWFSGRPVTEWSGNQPDARDGENCLMLGLNQDPPMYDYFCSNAYPSICEL from the exons ATGAAGCACTCCTGTTGTTTGACGCTGCTTGCGGCAATCGCTATGCCTTCCATGGGCATGGATGTATTCAAGAATTACAAGAGTCTAG AGCGTTACTGCCCAGCCCCCTTCTTCGCTGTGGGAACAGAATGCTTTTACGTGAACGAAGCCGCGAAGACTTGGCTTCAGGCAAGGATAGCCTGTCAGAGGATAGGCGGCGATCTAGTCGAACCCTTTAACACATATGTGCTCTTGGAGGCCATTCGAGGCAAACATG ACTCCTGGGATGACAAATGGTTCTGGGTCGGAGGAGAGATCTTCACCGTGGACAACGACAGCTCCAAGTGGACTTGGTTTTCCGGACGACCCGTAACCGAATGGTCAGGCAATCAGCCAGACGCCCGCGATGGAGAAAACTGCTTAATGTTGGGACTGAATCAGGACCCCCCCATGTACGATTATTTCTGCAGTAATGCTTACCCATCCATCTGTGAGCTATGA